From the Saccharomonospora marina XMU15 genome, the window CGAGTGGCAGCGGCAGCCCGATCCAGCGGCCGGAAAGCACGATCCTCGCCATGACCATGCCGAGCACGAACTGCAGCAGGCACACCGGCGGAAAGATGTAGAGAAACCATACCTGCGACAGGCTCGAACCCGGCTGCGTCGGATCGCCCCCGGTGGCGGGCACCAGCGCTTGCGCGAGCAGCGGCATGCACAGCACGGCGACGACCGAACCGCAGGCCCACCACCACAGGGTCGAACACGGGATGCGGACCAACCACCGGTGCAGCAGCGGAAACAGCAGGTAGAAAACCGCCTCGCAGGCCAGCGACCAGCTCACCACGTTGGCGCTGTTGAAGATCGCCTGGTCCGGGAACCACGCGTGGATCAGCAGCAGGTTCTGCCACCAGCCGGTGACCGGCTTGTGCAGTGCGAGCAGCAGCGCCACCGCCAGCAGGAACGTCACCAGGTGGTTGGGGTAGATCTTGCAGGCCCGGCGGCGCCAGAACCGCGCTGCGGTGTCGCCGCTTCTGACCGACCAGGTGAGCACGAACCCGCTCAGCACGAAGAAGAAGGACACCCCGAGAAAGGCCAGCTTGCCCGTCAGCCATCCGACGTCCGCGGCGGTTTCCCCGTCGGGGTAGTCGAACACGGTCGCCGCGTGGAACACGAACACCAGCAGTGCGGCCAGAAAGCGCATGCCCGTGAGGGTCGGCAGCCGGGCGTGGACCGCCGGGATGATCTCGGTGGGCGCGGACACGGCGGTCACAGTAGCCCAGCGGGAACTCGGCCGAGTGAGGATGTCCGGATCGTCCTCGTTCTGGCCTCGTCAGAGCAACGCGTCGAGGTTCACCCGCACGGCGAACGGGTCATGCGTGACGAACTCACCGGTGACGGCGCCGCCGTCCTGGTAACCGAACTCCCCGGCGAGATGGCAGGCGACCAGCGAGGCGGGCTCGGTGATGTCGACAATCCAGTAGTGCGGGATTCCGGCATCGGCGTACTCGCCTCGCTTGTCCACGTTGTCGGTCCGGGTCGAACCCGGCGACACGATCTCCACCACGAGGCGGACGTCGGATGCCTTGAGCAACCCGCCCTCCCGATCCACCCGCCGCACCGCCGCACGCTCGACCACAACCAGATCGGGGCGGCGCGCCGTAGCCGGAGCGCCGAGTGGCGCCAGCTCAAGATCCACGTCGATGTCGGGAACGGCGATCAACTGCCGGGGTAACTGCGGCTTCACCTGTAGATACAGCTCGAACAGCGCTATGTTGTGACCCGGTCCGGGGCTCGGCGACATCAACAGGCGGCCCTCCAGCAGCTCGGTGTAGCCCGATTCGGGCTCGCCGAGCTCCGCGTACTCGGTGATGGTCAGCAGGTGAT encodes:
- a CDS encoding Uma2 family endonuclease, with product MTAIPEPSESSKSSLPGVDHLLTITEYAELGEPESGYTELLEGRLLMSPSPGPGHNIALFELYLQVKPQLPRQLIAVPDIDVDLELAPLGAPATARRPDLVVVERAAVRRVDREGGLLKASDVRLVVEIVSPGSTRTDNVDKRGEYADAGIPHYWIVDITEPASLVACHLAGEFGYQDGGAVTGEFVTHDPFAVRVNLDALL
- a CDS encoding acyltransferase family protein, with the translated sequence MSAPTEIIPAVHARLPTLTGMRFLAALLVFVFHAATVFDYPDGETAADVGWLTGKLAFLGVSFFFVLSGFVLTWSVRSGDTAARFWRRRACKIYPNHLVTFLLAVALLLALHKPVTGWWQNLLLIHAWFPDQAIFNSANVVSWSLACEAVFYLLFPLLHRWLVRIPCSTLWWWACGSVVAVLCMPLLAQALVPATGGDPTQPGSSLSQVWFLYIFPPVCLLQFVLGMVMARIVLSGRWIGLPLPLAAVLLLGGYALALVVPYNFGVNATTIVPVALVIAAGAVADVRGTATLLRGRVAVWLGEVSFAFYLVHYLVLLHGRELAGIQGSGDVVVELAVLTGAMALSLCLAWLLYVGVERPFMRRWSRPRGSARPPQRRRQPARPPQRQRGPVTGRQHGGRVARGDAVLPQHGGQVASGPRPRERRW